In the genome of Rhodoferax sp. BAB1, one region contains:
- the ubiE gene encoding bifunctional demethylmenaquinone methyltransferase/2-methoxy-6-polyprenyl-1,4-benzoquinol methylase UbiE — translation MSQTHFGFETVAETEKARRVRAVFDSVASKYDVMNDLMSAGLHRVWKAYTVTVANLKEGDRALDIAGGTGDLALAFAKKVGKTGQVVHTDINEAMLRVGRDRLLDAGVVLPTVVCDAEKLPFPDRHFDLVSVAFGLRNMTHKDVALAEMCRVLKPGGKLLVLEFSKVAPPLAKAYDWYSFKILPQLGKLVTGDADSYRYLAESIRMHPGQEELKAMMKKAGFGHVDFHNMSGGVVALHVGIKC, via the coding sequence ATGAGCCAGACCCATTTCGGATTCGAAACGGTCGCCGAGACCGAGAAAGCCCGCCGCGTGCGGGCTGTGTTCGATTCGGTGGCGTCCAAATACGACGTCATGAACGACCTCATGTCTGCCGGACTGCACCGGGTCTGGAAGGCCTACACCGTCACGGTCGCGAACCTGAAGGAGGGTGATCGGGCGCTGGACATCGCCGGCGGCACCGGCGACCTGGCCCTGGCCTTTGCCAAAAAGGTCGGCAAGACCGGGCAGGTCGTGCACACCGACATCAACGAAGCCATGCTGCGCGTGGGCCGCGACCGCCTGCTCGACGCCGGTGTGGTCCTGCCCACCGTGGTCTGCGATGCCGAGAAGCTGCCCTTCCCGGACCGCCATTTCGACCTGGTCAGCGTGGCCTTCGGCCTGCGCAACATGACCCACAAGGACGTGGCCCTGGCCGAGATGTGCCGGGTGCTCAAGCCCGGCGGCAAGCTGCTGGTGCTGGAATTCTCGAAAGTGGCGCCGCCCCTGGCCAAGGCCTACGACTGGTATTCCTTCAAGATCCTGCCCCAACTCGGCAAGCTGGTGACCGGCGACGCCGACAGCTACCGCTACCTGGCCGAGTCCATCCGCATGCATCCGGGCCAGGAGGAACTCAAGGCCATGATGAAAAAAGCCGGATTCGGGCATGTGGATTTTCACAACATGAGTGGCGGTGTGGTGGCACTTCATGTTGGAATCAAGTGCTGA
- a CDS encoding DUF3683 domain-containing protein: MNAPTPLDHFVDAAGSAPHGHERIREIPYNYTSFSDREIVIRLLGPRAWEVLNQLREERRTGRSARMLYEVLGDIWVVQRNPYLQDDLLDNPKRRQLLVEALHHRLGEVQKRRTPQADPQRDALVGELLEAARRAVEVFDASFQEIAALRRKAQRTLSRLTAKDNVKFDGLSRVSHVTDATDWRVEYPFVVLTPDSEAEMARLVRGCIELGLTIIPRGGGTGYTGGAIPLSWKSAVINTEKLEAMTEVEMLQLPGLDRAVPTIWTEAGVVTQRVADAAERAGFVFAVDPTSAEASCVGGNIAMNAGGKKAVLWGTALDNLASWRMVTPDAGWLEVTRVGHNLGKIHDADVASFELKYFEADGKKLVRTERLDIPGPSFRKEGLGKDVTDKFLSGLPGVQKEGCDGLITSARWVVHRMPAHTRTVCLEFFGHAREAVPSIVEIKDFMFAEQKRSGVLLAGLEHLDDRYLKAVGYATKSKRGGLPKMVLIGDIVGDDTDAVARATSEVVRIANSRSGEGFVAISPEARKKFWLDRKRTAAISKHTNAFKINEDVVIPLPRMAEYTDGIERINIELSLRNKIKLADELEFFFGEGSLTHLLAIGKPDDANEAPSAELMEERVTQARELVRTVRTQWQDWLDRVDELFPQLQDHSLRASWKAQIRTPLQDIFTGRAFEPMLAECNAIQQRVLKGRVWVALHMHAGDGNVHTNIPVNSDDYEMLQAAHGAVKRIMALARSLDGVISGEHGIGITKLEFLSDAELQPFADYKQRIDPEGRFNRGKLLRESALPADLKSSDLSQAYTPSFGLMGHESLIMQQSDIGAIADSVKDCLRCGKCKPVCSTHVPRANLLYSPRNKILATSLLVEAFLYEEQTRRGISIRHWQEFEDVADHCTVCHKCLSPCPVKIDFGDVSMNMRNLLRKMGQKSFRPGNAAAMFFLNATNPETIKFMRSAMVDVGFKAQRLANQLLRVVARKQTARPPATVGTAPIKEQVIHFINKKMPGGLPKKTARALLDIEDADYVPIIRDPQATTSETEAVFYFPGCGSERLFSQVGLATQAMLWHAGVQTVLPPGYLCCGYPQRGSGQFDKAEKMITDNRVLFHRVANTLNYLDIKTVVVSCGTCYDQLQGYKFEEIFPGCRIIDIHEFLLEKGIKLSGAQGGYLYHEPCHNPMKQGDSMKTVRTLLAGDSQDNVLKSDRCCGESGTLGVTRPDVSTQVRFRKEEEIRKGETDLREAGLVGAKDNVKILTSCPSCLQGLNRYGNDLQNGLLEADYIVVEMARQILGEDWMPQYVASANAGGIERVLV; this comes from the coding sequence ATGAACGCACCGACTCCGCTAGATCATTTTGTGGATGCAGCCGGCTCCGCGCCGCATGGCCATGAGCGCATCCGCGAAATTCCCTACAACTACACCTCGTTTTCCGACCGCGAGATCGTCATCCGCCTGCTGGGGCCCCGTGCCTGGGAGGTGCTGAACCAGCTGCGCGAGGAGCGCCGCACCGGCCGTTCTGCCCGCATGCTCTACGAGGTGCTGGGTGACATCTGGGTGGTGCAGCGCAATCCCTACCTGCAGGACGACCTGCTGGACAACCCCAAGCGCCGCCAGTTGCTGGTGGAAGCCCTGCACCACCGCCTGGGCGAGGTGCAGAAGCGCCGCACCCCGCAGGCTGACCCGCAGCGCGATGCGCTGGTGGGCGAACTGCTGGAGGCCGCCCGCCGCGCGGTGGAGGTTTTCGACGCTTCCTTTCAGGAAATCGCTGCCCTGCGCCGCAAGGCCCAGCGCACGCTCAGCCGCCTGACCGCCAAGGACAACGTCAAGTTCGACGGCCTGTCGCGCGTCTCGCATGTGACCGACGCCACCGACTGGCGCGTCGAATACCCCTTTGTGGTGCTGACTCCCGACAGCGAGGCCGAGATGGCGCGCCTGGTCAGGGGCTGCATCGAGCTGGGCCTGACCATCATCCCGCGCGGGGGCGGTACCGGCTACACCGGTGGCGCCATTCCGCTGAGCTGGAAGAGCGCGGTGATCAACACCGAGAAGCTCGAGGCCATGACCGAGGTCGAGATGCTGCAGCTGCCCGGCCTGGACCGGGCCGTGCCCACCATCTGGACCGAGGCTGGCGTGGTGACCCAGCGCGTGGCCGATGCGGCCGAGCGTGCCGGTTTTGTGTTTGCCGTCGACCCGACTTCGGCGGAAGCTTCCTGCGTGGGCGGCAACATCGCCATGAACGCGGGCGGCAAGAAGGCCGTGCTCTGGGGCACGGCGCTGGACAACCTGGCCAGCTGGCGCATGGTCACGCCCGATGCGGGCTGGCTGGAAGTCACGAGGGTGGGCCACAACCTGGGCAAGATCCACGACGCCGACGTGGCCAGTTTCGAACTCAAGTACTTCGAGGCCGACGGCAAGAAGCTGGTGCGTACCGAGCGCCTGGACATCCCGGGCCCGAGCTTCCGCAAGGAAGGCCTGGGCAAGGACGTGACGGACAAGTTCCTCTCCGGCCTGCCCGGCGTGCAGAAGGAGGGCTGTGACGGCCTGATCACCAGCGCGCGCTGGGTGGTGCACCGCATGCCGGCGCACACCCGCACGGTCTGCCTGGAGTTCTTCGGCCACGCGCGCGAAGCGGTGCCCAGCATCGTCGAGATCAAGGACTTCATGTTTGCCGAGCAGAAGCGCAGTGGTGTGCTGCTCGCCGGCCTGGAACACCTGGACGACCGTTACCTCAAGGCCGTGGGTTACGCCACCAAGAGCAAGCGCGGTGGCCTGCCCAAGATGGTGCTGATCGGCGACATCGTGGGCGACGACACCGACGCCGTGGCGCGTGCCACCAGCGAGGTGGTGCGCATCGCCAATTCGCGCAGCGGCGAGGGGTTCGTCGCCATCAGCCCCGAGGCGCGCAAGAAATTCTGGCTGGACCGCAAGCGCACGGCCGCCATCAGCAAGCACACCAACGCCTTCAAGATCAACGAGGACGTGGTGATCCCGCTGCCGCGCATGGCCGAGTACACCGACGGCATCGAGCGCATCAACATCGAGCTCTCGCTGCGCAACAAGATCAAGTTGGCCGACGAGCTGGAGTTTTTCTTCGGCGAGGGCAGCCTCACTCATCTGCTGGCCATCGGCAAGCCGGACGATGCCAACGAGGCGCCGTCCGCCGAACTGATGGAAGAGCGCGTGACCCAGGCCCGCGAGCTGGTGCGCACGGTGCGGACCCAGTGGCAGGACTGGCTGGACCGGGTGGACGAGTTGTTTCCCCAGTTGCAGGACCACAGTCTGCGTGCCAGCTGGAAGGCCCAGATCCGCACGCCGCTGCAGGACATCTTCACCGGCCGTGCCTTCGAGCCGATGCTGGCCGAATGCAACGCCATCCAGCAGCGCGTGCTCAAGGGCCGGGTCTGGGTGGCGCTGCACATGCATGCCGGCGACGGCAATGTGCACACCAACATCCCCGTCAACAGCGACGACTACGAAATGCTGCAGGCCGCGCACGGCGCAGTCAAGCGCATCATGGCGCTGGCGCGTTCGCTGGACGGCGTGATCTCGGGCGAGCACGGCATCGGCATCACCAAGCTGGAATTCCTCAGCGACGCCGAGTTGCAGCCCTTTGCCGATTACAAGCAGCGTATCGACCCCGAGGGCCGCTTCAACCGCGGCAAGCTGCTGCGCGAAAGTGCCCTGCCGGCTGACCTGAAGTCCTCCGATCTGAGCCAGGCCTACACGCCCAGCTTCGGCCTGATGGGCCACGAGTCGCTGATCATGCAGCAGAGCGATATCGGCGCCATCGCCGACAGCGTCAAGGACTGCCTGCGCTGCGGCAAGTGCAAGCCGGTCTGTTCCACCCACGTGCCGCGTGCCAACCTGCTGTACAGCCCGCGCAACAAGATCCTGGCGACCTCGCTGCTGGTCGAGGCCTTCCTGTACGAGGAACAGACCCGGCGCGGCATCTCGATCCGTCACTGGCAGGAGTTCGAGGACGTGGCCGACCATTGCACGGTCTGCCACAAATGCCTTTCGCCCTGCCCGGTGAAGATCGATTTCGGCGACGTGTCGATGAACATGCGCAACCTCTTGCGCAAGATGGGCCAGAAGTCTTTCCGCCCCGGCAATGCGGCGGCCATGTTCTTCCTCAACGCCACCAACCCCGAGACCATCAAGTTCATGCGCTCGGCCATGGTGGACGTGGGTTTCAAGGCCCAGCGCCTGGCCAACCAGCTGCTGCGTGTGGTGGCCAGGAAGCAGACCGCCCGACCGCCGGCCACGGTGGGCACGGCGCCGATCAAGGAACAGGTCATCCACTTCATCAACAAGAAGATGCCCGGCGGCCTGCCCAAGAAGACGGCGCGCGCCCTGCTGGACATCGAGGACGCCGATTACGTCCCCATCATCCGCGACCCGCAGGCCACCACCTCCGAGACCGAGGCGGTGTTTTATTTCCCGGGCTGCGGTTCGGAGCGCCTGTTCAGCCAGGTGGGCCTGGCCACCCAGGCCATGCTCTGGCACGCGGGCGTGCAGACCGTGCTGCCGCCGGGTTATCTGTGCTGCGGTTACCCCCAGCGCGGCAGCGGCCAGTTCGACAAGGCCGAGAAGATGATCACCGACAACCGGGTGCTCTTCCACCGCGTGGCCAACACGCTGAACTACCTGGACATCAAGACCGTGGTGGTGAGCTGCGGCACCTGCTACGACCAGCTGCAGGGCTACAAGTTCGAGGAGATCTTCCCGGGCTGCCGCATCATCGACATCCACGAGTTCCTGCTGGAAAAGGGCATCAAGCTCAGCGGCGCCCAGGGCGGCTACCTCTACCACGAGCCCTGCCACAACCCGATGAAGCAGGGCGATTCGATGAAGACGGTGCGCACGCTGCTGGCCGGGGACTCGCAGGACAACGTGCTCAAGAGCGACCGCTGCTGCGGCGAATCCGGCACCCTGGGCGTGACCCGGCCCGATGTCTCCACCCAGGTGCGCTTTCGCAAGGAAGAGGAAATCCGCAAGGGCGAGACCGATTTGCGCGAAGCCGGCCTGGTGGGGGCGAAGGACAACGTCAAGATCCTGACCAGCTGCCCCAGCTGCCTGCAGGGCTTGAACCGCTATGGCAACGATCTGCAGAACGGCCTGCTGGAGGCTGACTACATCGTGGTCGAGATGGCGCGCCAGATCCTGGGCGAGGACTGGATGCCCCAGTACGTGGCCTCGGCCAATGCCGGCGGCATCGAGCGTGTGCTGGTATGA
- a CDS encoding gamma-butyrobetaine hydroxylase-like domain-containing protein, protein MAGLQSGAPTPQDLTVHSKSRVLEIAFSDGKTFRIPFELMRVYSPSAEVQGHGPGQETLQTGKRNVELAGLEPVGNYAVQPTFSDGHESGIFSWDYLYFLGSQQDQLWADYEARLKAAGVDRDAPMPEKAGHACGSH, encoded by the coding sequence ATGGCAGGTTTGCAGTCCGGCGCCCCGACGCCGCAGGATCTCACGGTGCACAGCAAGTCGCGTGTGCTGGAAATTGCCTTCTCCGACGGCAAGACCTTTCGCATTCCCTTCGAGCTGATGCGCGTGTATTCGCCCTCGGCCGAGGTGCAGGGCCACGGCCCCGGCCAGGAAACCTTGCAGACCGGCAAGCGCAATGTCGAATTGGCGGGGCTGGAACCGGTGGGCAATTACGCTGTCCAGCCGACCTTCTCCGACGGCCACGAAAGCGGCATCTTTTCCTGGGACTACCTGTATTTCCTGGGTTCCCAGCAGGACCAGCTCTGGGCCGACTACGAGGCCCGCCTGAAGGCCGCCGGCGTGGACCGCGACGCGCCCATGCCCGAGAAAGCCGGTCACGCCTGCGGCAGCCACTGA